A genomic window from Caballeronia sp. SBC1 includes:
- the rpsH gene encoding 30S ribosomal protein S8 translates to MSMSDPIADMLTRIRNAQMVEKVSVTMPSSKVKVAIAQVLKDEGYIDDFAVKSEGAKSELNIALKYYAGRPVIERIERVSKPGLRVYRGRNDIPVVMNGLGVAIVSTPQGVMTDRKARQTGVGGEVLCYVA, encoded by the coding sequence ATGAGTATGAGTGATCCTATCGCCGATATGCTGACTCGCATCCGCAATGCGCAGATGGTTGAGAAAGTATCGGTGACAATGCCCTCGTCGAAAGTCAAGGTTGCGATTGCGCAGGTTTTGAAGGACGAAGGTTATATCGACGATTTCGCAGTGAAGTCTGAAGGTGCGAAGTCGGAATTGAATATCGCGTTGAAGTACTACGCTGGCCGTCCGGTTATCGAGCGCATTGAACGCGTCTCGAAGCCTGGTCTGCGTGTGTATCGCGGTCGTAACGACATTCCGGTTGTGATGAACGGTCTTGGCGTTGCAATCGTGTCGACGCCCCAGGGTGTGATGACCGACCGCAAGGCGCGCCAGACCGGCGTCGGCGGCGAAGTCCTCTGCTACGTCGCTTAA
- the rplF gene encoding 50S ribosomal protein L6, translating into MSRVGKSPITLPQGAEVAFSGEVITVKGPLGTITQAANPLVTVANDNGTLNFAPADESREANAMSGTMRALVANMVNGVTKGFERKLTLVGVGYRAQAQGDKLNLSLGFSHPVVHAMPEGVKVETPTQTEIVIKGIDKQKVGQVAAEVRGYRPPEPYKGKGVRYFGEVVILKETKKK; encoded by the coding sequence ATGTCTCGAGTAGGTAAAAGCCCGATTACGCTGCCGCAAGGCGCGGAAGTGGCCTTTAGCGGCGAAGTAATCACCGTCAAGGGCCCGCTGGGTACGATTACGCAAGCGGCAAATCCGCTTGTTACGGTAGCAAACGACAACGGCACGCTCAACTTCGCCCCGGCTGATGAAAGCCGTGAAGCGAATGCGATGTCGGGCACGATGCGCGCCCTCGTGGCGAACATGGTGAATGGCGTTACGAAGGGTTTCGAGCGCAAGCTGACGCTGGTTGGCGTTGGTTATCGCGCGCAGGCGCAGGGCGACAAGCTGAATCTGTCGCTGGGTTTCTCGCACCCCGTGGTGCACGCGATGCCGGAAGGCGTCAAAGTTGAAACCCCGACGCAAACCGAAATCGTGATCAAGGGGATCGATAAGCAGAAAGTTGGCCAGGTCGCTGCGGAAGTTCGCGGTTACCGTCCGCCGGAGCCCTACAAGGGCAAGGGCGTGCGCTACTTCGGCGAAGTCGTCATCCTCAAAGAAACGAAGAAGAAGTAA
- the rpsN gene encoding 30S ribosomal protein S14, whose protein sequence is MAKLALIEREKKRARLAAKYAPKRTALKAVIDDASKSDEERYAARLELQQLPRNSNPTRKRNRCAITGRPRGTFRKFGLARSKIREIAFRGEIPGLTKASW, encoded by the coding sequence GTGGCTAAACTGGCACTGATCGAACGTGAAAAGAAGCGTGCTCGCCTGGCTGCAAAGTACGCTCCCAAGCGTACGGCGCTGAAGGCGGTCATTGATGACGCGAGCAAGTCGGACGAAGAGCGTTATGCCGCTCGTCTCGAACTGCAACAACTGCCCCGCAACTCGAACCCCACTCGCAAGCGTAATCGCTGCGCGATCACGGGTCGTCCGCGTGGCACGTTCCGCAAATTCGGATTGGCACGCAGCAAGATTCGCGAAATCGCTTTCCGCGGCGAAATCCCTGGCCTGACCAAGGCGAGCTGGTAA